The Musa acuminata AAA Group cultivar baxijiao chromosome BXJ3-6, Cavendish_Baxijiao_AAA, whole genome shotgun sequence region AAACAACAGCCTTTCTGGAGAGATTCCTCCATTGTTGGGTAGAATCGTTCCACTCCAGATCCTCCTCCTCAACAATAACAATCTCACAGGAAGGTTACCGAATTCCTTGGGGAACCTCGCATCTCTAAGTTACCTCGATCTCTCCAAAAATAGTCTCAGTGGGTCGATTCCTCCCTCCATCACAAACCTGTCATCTCTTCAAGTTCTGGATTTGTCATTCAACAATCTCGTAGGGAGACTTCCGGAGGAAATAGGCCTTCTCACGAGCCTTGAGTTCTTCCAGGTGTCTGTGAATGGACTCTCTGGGCCTGTTCCTTTATCGCTCTATAGCATATCTTCTCTGCAAACGCTGAGCATGGCGTATAACCAGCTGTCAGGGACACTCCCACTTGATATAGGCGACACTCTACCCAATCTTAGCTTTCTCGGCATGGCCAGCAACCGGCTCGAGGGACAAATTCCATGGTCATTGGCTAACGCTACGTCGCTTCGACAAATCGACCTCAGCCGCAACAATTTCAGCGGTCGAATTCCTGCCAATCTCGGGAACCTGCCATATCTCAAGCAGGTTTCTCTAGGGAACAACAGCCTCGAAGCCAGAGACGCCGAAGAATGGGAGTTCATCTCTTCCTTGACAAACTGCAGCCAACTGGAGGAACTAAGCCTGATCGAAAATGATCTCGGAGGTGTGCTTCCCGCCTCCATTGCTAATCTCTCGATCCAGCTCAAGAGCCTAACGCTCGGCCGCAACCATATCTCTGGATCTTTTCCTCCCGGCATCAGGAATTTTGTCAACCTGGTTACGCTGAGTTTGAATGAGAACCACTTCACTGGGAGTATTCCTGACTTCCTCGGAGAACTCGTCAACCTGGAAGCTCTGATCTTGTATGGCAACAAGTTCTCGGGTAACATCCCATCCTCACTCGGCAAATTGACTCGATTGAATGAGCTTGTATTGTTCGACAACGACTTGGGCGGCAGCATCCCGGTGAGTCTTGGGAATTGCCAGAATCTGAATTTTTTAGATCTCTCTGGCAATCGCCTGAGCGGATCCATCCCGATAGAAGTGCTTAGCATCGGATCCTTGTCGAGCTATCTCGACTTGTCCAACAATCAATTGAACGGAACTCTACCACCGGAGGTCGGCAGGTTGCGCAACACGCCCTTTTTATCTGTCGCCATCAACAGGCTTTCGGGAGGCATTCCAACGACTTTAGGTGATTGTCAAGTGCTGGAGTCCCTCAATTTGAGTAGAAATTTCTTCCAAGGAAGCATTCCTACATCGCTGAGCAACCTGAAGGGCATCAAAAGGTTGGATCTTTCATCCAATAACTTGTCTGGTTCCTTCCCAGATTTTCTAGCAGGCTTGCCTGACCTGCAACTTCTGAATCTATCTTTCAATGATCTGGATGGTGAAGTGCCAGTAGATAAAATTTTCAACAATTCTAGCGAGTTTTCTGTCATCGGAAACCACAAACTCTGTGGGGGTATCTCAGGTTTGCATTTGCCCTCTTGCTCAACTCAGACATCCAAGAAGAACCGGTCACTTATTCTTGAAATAACCTTGCCGATCGTAGTTTCACTCTTACTATTTGCTCTGTTTACGACCTGCTGTTACGTGAGAAAGCACAAGAAACTTGGTTTACCTGCAAAAGTTTTAGAAAATGTTCCAACAAGATTGTCTTATCTCGAGTTGATGAAGGCAACCGATGACTTCTCCGACGAGAATTTGATTGGCGTTGGAAGCTACGGTTCGGTGTACAGAGGGGTTTTGGGTGATGGCAAAACTCTCGTTGCGATCAAGGTACTCAACCTGGTTCAGCGAGGCGCTTTCAAGGCTTTCGTCGCAGAGTGTGAAGCTTTAAGAAGCATTCGACACCGAAACCTGGTCAAGATCTTGACAACCTGCTCGAGTGTTGATCTTAGAGGTAATGAATTCAGAGCTATCGTGTTTGATTTCATGCCTAACGGGAGTTTGGAGAGTTGGTTGCATCCAGACACAGGCCGGAATCTGTACTCGAAGCGATTAGGTCTGCTTCGGAGACTTGACATAGCAATCGATGTTGCTGCTGCGGTGAGCTATCTTCATGATCACTGCGAGACGCCAATCATCCACTGTGATCTGAAGCCAAGCAATGTTCTTCTTGATGGCAACATGACTGCTCGTGTGGGAGATTTTGGCCTAGCAAGATTCCTCTCCAATGGCACCGATCGATATCTATCTTCTTCTGTAGCTATGAAAGGTTCCATTGGCTATATGGCTCCTGGTAAACCTTTGAATTAGAAGCTTTGAATTAGAAGCTTatctatcttcttctccaaagtgGTACATATAAGAGGATATGGTTTTAACGTGTGAATTAAATGCAGAATACGGGATGGGCGGGCAGGTTTCGACTCATGCTGATGTCTACAGCTACGGAGTGCTGCTGCTGGAGCTGTTCACCGGGAGGAGGCCTACAGACGACATGTTTAAGGACGGTCTCACCCTCCAAAAGCACGTCGAGGGAGCCTTTACGAAGGGAGCTCAAGTCACCGGCATTGCCGATCCATCGCTATTCTCAGACGAAGAAGAAGGTAAAGACACTTCAGTTCTCAGGACCGGAAGTCAAGCGAGTGAAAGGATAACAAGATGCTTAGAATCGGTGCTCATGGTTGGTCTGTGCTGTGCCAAGGAGTCGCCGAGAGAGCGCGTCACAATCAAGGATGCTGTGACGAGAATAGAAACGATCAAGAGTCTGCTGCTCACCGCTAAAATGTAGTCTTGGATTGGTATTTACTGTCGTAGTTGTTAAGTTCAGATCACACGACACTCCATGTTTAATTCGCTTAGTGTGTTTCGTCTGCTTCCTCTGTTCTCCAAGTTTATGTTGTTATTTCTGTCctccaaaaaataaaagaatgttAGTACGAATCATTCGTAATGTTGCTTCCGTTGAAGGTCGAGACAAAAATGGTGTAGATTAAAACAATATTACCAATTCACAGTTCACCGATTAAGATTTGATATACCgctaaaaaaatctttttttacgTACTATTTCTTaggataatttaaaaaaaaaactctcaagttttcaatttttcccatgaatattatttttttattttcataaaacatctattaaaaaaatattatatttagtcTCGTTGTAGCCCCATCATTTCGTTACTCTTTGCTTCACCATGAAGTGGTCGAATCTGTCCTGCCACCTATGCTATTTATGATTATCCCCTCTTTCACGTCGCCCACAAAATATCCTTACCCTAGTTGCTAAACCCACCATGCCAACTTTCTCTACCTTGTTGTTATTTCACCGATTGCCTCTCTCCCATCACTGACTGATTTCATTCAAGTTAGTTGTAGTGCTATCCTATTATAAAGGGGTTATAAGTGACATAGACTCGCATGAAGTCATCCACGGACCCTTGTGATCAGTTTAGGGtttaggatttagggtttagaTTCAGGGCTAAGGGTTCAAGGTTCAGGGTTTAGAGCCTAGGTTTAAGGTATATGGTTTAGGGTTTAGTGTTCAagatttagggtttagggtttagggtttagggttcataGTTCGGGATTCAGGGTTTAGGATTTATTGTTCAGGGTTCCAAGTTTATGATTTTGTTTCAGGGTTTATGGCCTAGGGTTAAAAATTCAAGATTTAGTATGTAGGGTTTAGTGTTATGAGATTAGGGTAAAGGGTTCAGGGCTTATGATTTAGTGTTTAGTGTTTAGGGTTCATGGTTTAGTGTTTAGTGTTCAGGGTTCATGGTTGAGATGTAGGGTTTAGAGTTTAGGGTTTGGGGTTTAGATATTTTAGATTATTTAATTTTAcatcaaaaatttataaaaacttaaattaatttataaaaaatgatagatatatattagtattattttagacttaaatattttagatcaATTATGAtaaaagtatgatgacatgattgACACCTTCACATTAGGTGATTGACATCTTAGCATCAGAAAACCAACACCTTAGGTGATTGACATCTTAGCATCAGAAAACCAACACCTTGGTGCTAGGTGACCTATTCCCGACACTAAGTGGTCATCAATTGATCAACATCTCACCCTTCATAGTTAGCTTCGTGTGGTAGAACAAGTCCAATGTTATATAACTAGGATTCGACACCCCATGGCTGAAGTTAAGTTCAAACAACGTGCCCCATAATTTTGATGGCCAATACATACTAGGAAGGCAACAACATATGAAGACCACTATAAAAGAGGCCTCCTATGTTCACAAAACATAACCCCTCACTCTAAAAATGCTAGTTGAATTATTCGAATTGTTTACTAACTTCAGCATCGGATGAACTACGTAATTTTATATAGATCAACACTGCCAAAGTCCGACTTGTTTGGTGTTGATAAGATTTAACTCAGGATCAATttagaaaaagaatattttttggctccaaatcAATTTCTGGACAATTAAAATATGAGTTCAATCAATTTAGTTGTATAAAAGATGAGAAAATACTCTAGTATCATAAACACTAATACAGCtttcttttctatcttttttttccccttcacATGAACGCTGTGTGGTTAAGGCATTATCTCTCGGTCACCTACTAATCTtgcataatgtttttttttttgtatttcatTCGAGAGAAATTGCAGGCACTCATCcattttactatatatatatatatatatatatatatatatatataacgtacATTTATTATGAAGAGAAGCATcaccaaaaaaatatttaagggaTTTAGATAATGATTTCGGTCTGCTATGAAAccaatctttatttatttttttaacgaTGGATTTACAGTAATTCTCTACCAATTTACCAATTTATCGTGAAACACCTATTTCATGTTACCACTGTCCTCTGTTTTACATTTTTGCGTTATGTTGTAGCTTTTCTGCTAAATTTTCCGTGGATATATCTCCGGGAGAAAAAAGTGTTTTTATTTTATCGATTAAATATAGACCTCGATCAAATGACAACATGTTTTCAGAGTCAATGTTGTCATTAGTCCATGAATTCTTCCATCCATGAATTGATGTGCAATGGTCTTGACTGAGAAGGATTTGGAGAAAAAACCTGGCCCGTCTTCCACGGAGTCCACCATCGACACTTCCATCCATAAATTGATGTTCCTTAGTCTTGATTGACAAGGATTCGGAAAGAAACCTGGTCCGTCTTCCACGAAGACCATCGTGAATACTTCCATCCATAAATTGATGTGCCTTAATCTTGACTGAGGCGGAATTGGAAGAAACCTGGCCGGTGTTCAATCCACGGAGACTACCAAGTCGTCACCAGCTTGGTATCATATAAATCTTCTAATATATAATTCATCGAGTGTATGGGAAACCAAAAACTAATGCAATCTTTAAATGAGTGAGATCCCCCATTGTGGCTAACACGAGAAGAAACCATGTCTAACAATGGCCCGACAGGGGATGGCTAACTGCAAAGCCAGTGTGAATCCGTACGTGCGTTGGTAGTCCCCCGCGCACCGGTCTTGCTTGCACAAGCCAATCCGTTCAAACCACGACAGTAAACTTTCCACAACACCTAAATGCGTGATAGGAGCCGCCACCTCACCCTGCGCCACAACTTAGAGTCCGTTGACATGGAAGACCAGTTCCGAGACGCCTCGCTGCCGTCGTCTCCACCACGCGCAGCGACCCATGCCACCAGTAACTGCCTCTATATTTTGCTGGTACTCGACCTCGTACCTCATCACTTTGAGGGTGGCGCAATGGAGCTCCCACGAGGACTGCTCACTTCCCGGTACGTACGCATCCTTCTCCTCCTTTTGCTACACTCCCTTTTTTGCCTGTGTCACTCTGCTACCGTAGACCAACCTTCGGGAAGCGAAACCGATCGGGCCGCCCTGCTCGCCGTCAGGGCAGCCATCACCGAAGACCCTCGCGGCATCATGAATTCGTGGAACAATACTGTCCACTTCTGCCAATGGCCGGGCGTCGCATGCGACGATCCCGACCACCGTGAGAGGGTCACCGCCTTGGCCTTGGAATCCATGAGCCTCCGAGGGGTCATCTCCCCTTTCATCGGCAACTTCACCTACCTTGGCTACCTGCGACTCTCAAACAATAGCTTTTCTGGTGAGATACCCCCGGAGATCAGTCGTTTGGCCCAGCTCAAGGACCTCAATCTGAGCTACAACGCCTTGAACGGCACCGTTCCTGTTAGTCTTGGCCTCTGCACCAACCTCCTAGGCATCGACTTCACTGGCAATCTCATCTCTGGAAACATTCCCGCACAGCTCGGTTCTCTTCTTAAGCTTCTTGTGTTGAACCTCGGGGTTAACAAGCTCGTCGGCGACATCACGCCTTTCCTGGGAAATCTTTCGTCCCTCTTACAACTTGATCTGTCGAGCAACAACCTCACTGCAGAGATACCATCTTCCATGGGAAAACTTTCCAATCTCACCTATCTTGATCTCTCAGCCAACAAGCTGGTCGGTGGCATACCTCCTTCACTTGGGAAACTCTCTTCCATCCGTATGCTCAATCTCGCGAACAATGGCCTCAGTGGATCCATCACACCGGATATGGCAAACCTCTTGACCCTTGAGTTTCTGGATCTATCAAACAACAGCCTTTCTGGAGAGATTCCTCCATTGTTGGGTAGAGTCGTTCCTCTCCAGTACCTCTTTCTCAACAAGAACGATCTCACAGGAAGCTTGCCGAATTCCTTGGGGAACCTCGCATCTCTAAGTTACCTCGATCTCTCCAAAAATAGTCTCAGTGGGTCGATTCCTCCCTCCATTACGAACCTGTCATCTCTTCAAGTTCTGGCTTTGTCATCCAACAAACTCGGAGGGAGACTGCCGGAGGAAATAGGCCGTCTCACGCTACTTGAGTTCTTCCAGGTGTCTGAGAATGTATTCTCTGGGCCTGTTCCTTTATCACTCTACAGAATATCTTCTCTGCAAACGCTGAGCATGGCGTATAACCAGCTGTCAGGGACACTCCCACTAGATATAGGAGACACTCTACCCAATCTTAGCTTTCTCGGCATGGCCAGCAATCGGCTCGAGGGACAAATTCCATGGTCGTTGGCTAATGCTACGTTGCTTCAACAAATTGAACTCAGCGGCAACAACTTGAGCGGTGTAATACCAGCCAACCTCGGGAACCTACCATATCTCAAGCAGGTTTCTCTAGGGAACAACAGCCTCGAAGCCAGAGACGCCGAAGACTGGGAGTTCATCTCTTCCTTGACAAACTGCAGCCAACTGGAGGAACTAAGCCTGATCGAAAATGATCTCGGAGGTGTGCTTCCCGCCTCCATTGCTAATCTCTCGATCCAGCTCAAGAGCCTAACGCTCGGCCGCAACCATATCTCTGGATCTTTTCCTCCCGGCATCAGGAATTTTGTCAACCTGGTTACGCTGAGTTTGAATGAGAACCACTTCACTGGGAGTATTCCTGACTTCCTCGGAGAACTCGTCAACCTGGAAGCTCTGATCTTGCATGGCAACAAGTTCTCGGGTAACATCCCATCCTCACTCGGCAAATTGACTCGATTGAATGAGCTTGTATTGTTCGACAACGACTTGGGAGGCAGCATCCCGGTGAGTCTTGGGAATTGCCAGAATCTGAATTTTTTAGATCTCTCTGTCAATCGCCTGAGCGGATCCATCCCAATAGAAGTTCTTAGCATCGGATCCTTGTCGAGCTATCTCGACTTGTCCAACAATCAATTGAACGGAACTCTACCACTGGAGGTCGGCAGGTTGCGCAACACGCACTTTTTATCTGTCGCCACCAACAGGCTTTCGGGAGGCATTCCAACGACTTTAGGTGATTGTCAAGTGCTGGAGTCCCTCAATTTGAGTAGAAATTTCTTCCAAGGAAGCATTCCTACATCGCTGAGCAACCTGAAAGGCATCAAAAGGTTGGATCTTTCATCCAATAACTTGTCTGGTTCCTTCCCAGATTTTCTAGCAGGCTTGCCTGACCTGCAACTTCTGAATCTATCTTTCAATGATCTCAACGGTGAAGTGCCGGTAGATAAAATTTTCAGCAATTCTAGCGAGTTTTCTGTCAACGGAAACCACAAACTCTGTGGGGGTATCTCAAGTTTGCATTTGCCCTCTTGCTCAACTCAGACATCCAAGAAGAACAGGTCACTTATTCTTGAAATAACCTTGCCGATCGTAGTTTCACTCTTACTATTTGCTCTGTTTGTGACCTGCTGTTACGCGAGAAAGCACAAGAAACTTGGTTTACCTGCAAAAGTTTTAGAAAATGTTCCAACAAGAGTGTCTTATCTCGAGCTGATGAAGGCAACCGATGACTTCTCCGACGAGAATTTGATTGGCGTTGGAAGCTACGGTTCGGTGTACAGAGGGGTTTTGGGTGATGGCAAAACTCTCGTTGCGATCAAGGTACTCAACCTGGTTCAGCGTGGCGCTTTCAAGGCTTTCGTCGCAGAGTGTGAAGCTTTAAGAAGCATTCGACACCGAAACCTGGTCAAGATCTTGACAACCTGCTCGAGTGTGGATCTTAGAGGTAATGAATTCAGAGCTATTGTGTTTGATTTCATGCCGAATGGGAGCTTGGAGAGTTGGTTGCATCCGGACACAGACCGGAATCTGTACTCGAAGCGATTAGGTCTGCTTCGGAGACTTGACATAGCAATCGATGTTGCTGCTGCGGTGAGCTATCTTCATGATCACTGCGAGACGCCAATCATCCACTGTGATCTGAAGCCAAGCAATGTTCTTCTTGATGGCAACATGATTGGCCGTGTGGGAGATTTTGGCCTAGCAAGATTCCTCTCCAATGGCACCGACCGATATCTATCTTCTTCTGTGGCTATGAAAGGTTCCATTGGCTATATGGCTCCAGGTAAACCTTTGAATTAGAAGCTTTCTCCAAAGTGCGCAGTCTTCTCATTCATCTGCTCTCGACATATAAGAGGATATGGTTTAATCGTGTGAATTAAACGCAGAATATGGGATGGGCGGGCAGGTTTCGACTCATGCTGATGTCTACAGCTACGGAGTGCTGCTGCTGGAGCTGTTCACAGGGAGGAGGCCTACAGACGACATGTTTAAGGACGGTCTCACCCTCCAAAAGCACGTCGAGGGAGCCTTTACGAAGGGAGCTCAAGTCACTGGCTTTGCCGATCCGTCACTATTCTCGGATGAAGAAGAAGGTGAAGACACTTCAGTTCTCAGGATCGGAAGTCAAGCGAGTGAAAGGATAACAAGATTGTTAGAATCGGTGCTCATGGTAGGTCTCTGCTGTGCCAAGGAGTCGCCGAGAGAGCGCATCACAATCAAGGATGCTGTGACCAGAATAGAGACGATCAAGAGTCTGCTGCTCACCACTAAAATGTAGTCTTGGATTGGTATTTACTGTCGTAGTTGTTAAGTTCAGATCACACGACACTCCATGTTTAATTCGCTTAGTGTGTTTCTTCTGCTTCCTCCGTTCTCCAAGTTTATGTTGTTATTTCTGTCctccaaaaaataaaagaa contains the following coding sequences:
- the LOC103990272 gene encoding probable LRR receptor-like serine/threonine-protein kinase At3g47570, whose amino-acid sequence is MQLPRALTSHVCFHHILLLLLLHPLLLRRTASATEPDRVALLAFRAAINKDPSGILHSWNNSRHFCRWSGVACDDPEHRERVTTLALESMSLRGVISPSIGNLTYLGYLLLSNNSFYGEIPPEISRLAQLKDLNLSYNALNGTVPVSLGLCTNLLGIDFTGNLISGNIPAQLGSLLKLLVLNFGLNKLVGDITPFLGNLLSLLQLDLSSNKLTGEIPSSLGKLSNLTYLDLSANMLVGGIPPSLGKLSSIGMLNLAGNALSGAIPPNMANLLTLGFLDLSNNSLSGEIPPLLGRIVPLQILLLNNNNLTGRLPNSLGNLASLSYLDLSKNSLSGSIPPSITNLSSLQVLDLSFNNLVGRLPEEIGLLTSLEFFQVSVNGLSGPVPLSLYSISSLQTLSMAYNQLSGTLPLDIGDTLPNLSFLGMASNRLEGQIPWSLANATSLRQIDLSRNNFSGRIPANLGNLPYLKQVSLGNNSLEARDAEEWEFISSLTNCSQLEELSLIENDLGGVLPASIANLSIQLKSLTLGRNHISGSFPPGIRNFVNLVTLSLNENHFTGSIPDFLGELVNLEALILYGNKFSGNIPSSLGKLTRLNELVLFDNDLGGSIPVSLGNCQNLNFLDLSGNRLSGSIPIEVLSIGSLSSYLDLSNNQLNGTLPPEVGRLRNTPFLSVAINRLSGGIPTTLGDCQVLESLNLSRNFFQGSIPTSLSNLKGIKRLDLSSNNLSGSFPDFLAGLPDLQLLNLSFNDLDGEVPVDKIFNNSSEFSVIGNHKLCGGISGLHLPSCSTQTSKKNRSLILEITLPIVVSLLLFALFTTCCYVRKHKKLGLPAKVLENVPTRLSYLELMKATDDFSDENLIGVGSYGSVYRGVLGDGKTLVAIKVLNLVQRGAFKAFVAECEALRSIRHRNLVKILTTCSSVDLRGNEFRAIVFDFMPNGSLESWLHPDTGRNLYSKRLGLLRRLDIAIDVAAAVSYLHDHCETPIIHCDLKPSNVLLDGNMTARVGDFGLARFLSNGTDRYLSSSVAMKGSIGYMAPEYGMGGQVSTHADVYSYGVLLLELFTGRRPTDDMFKDGLTLQKHVEGAFTKGAQVTGIADPSLFSDEEEGKDTSVLRTGSQASERITRCLESVLMVGLCCAKESPRERVTIKDAVTRIETIKSLLLTAKM
- the LOC135640559 gene encoding probable LRR receptor-like serine/threonine-protein kinase At3g47570; translated protein: MRDRSRHLTLRHNLESVDMEDQFRDASLPSSPPRAATHATSNCLYILLVLDLVPHHFEGGAMELPRGLLTSRYVRILLLLLLHSLFCLCHSATVDQPSGSETDRAALLAVRAAITEDPRGIMNSWNNTVHFCQWPGVACDDPDHRERVTALALESMSLRGVISPFIGNFTYLGYLRLSNNSFSGEIPPEISRLAQLKDLNLSYNALNGTVPVSLGLCTNLLGIDFTGNLISGNIPAQLGSLLKLLVLNLGVNKLVGDITPFLGNLSSLLQLDLSSNNLTAEIPSSMGKLSNLTYLDLSANKLVGGIPPSLGKLSSIRMLNLANNGLSGSITPDMANLLTLEFLDLSNNSLSGEIPPLLGRVVPLQYLFLNKNDLTGSLPNSLGNLASLSYLDLSKNSLSGSIPPSITNLSSLQVLALSSNKLGGRLPEEIGRLTLLEFFQVSENVFSGPVPLSLYRISSLQTLSMAYNQLSGTLPLDIGDTLPNLSFLGMASNRLEGQIPWSLANATLLQQIELSGNNLSGVIPANLGNLPYLKQVSLGNNSLEARDAEDWEFISSLTNCSQLEELSLIENDLGGVLPASIANLSIQLKSLTLGRNHISGSFPPGIRNFVNLVTLSLNENHFTGSIPDFLGELVNLEALILHGNKFSGNIPSSLGKLTRLNELVLFDNDLGGSIPVSLGNCQNLNFLDLSVNRLSGSIPIEVLSIGSLSSYLDLSNNQLNGTLPLEVGRLRNTHFLSVATNRLSGGIPTTLGDCQVLESLNLSRNFFQGSIPTSLSNLKGIKRLDLSSNNLSGSFPDFLAGLPDLQLLNLSFNDLNGEVPVDKIFSNSSEFSVNGNHKLCGGISSLHLPSCSTQTSKKNRSLILEITLPIVVSLLLFALFVTCCYARKHKKLGLPAKVLENVPTRVSYLELMKATDDFSDENLIGVGSYGSVYRGVLGDGKTLVAIKVLNLVQRGAFKAFVAECEALRSIRHRNLVKILTTCSSVDLRGNEFRAIVFDFMPNGSLESWLHPDTDRNLYSKRLGLLRRLDIAIDVAAAVSYLHDHCETPIIHCDLKPSNVLLDGNMIGRVGDFGLARFLSNGTDRYLSSSVAMKGSIGYMAPEYGMGGQVSTHADVYSYGVLLLELFTGRRPTDDMFKDGLTLQKHVEGAFTKGAQVTGFADPSLFSDEEEGEDTSVLRIGSQASERITRLLESVLMVGLCCAKESPRERITIKDAVTRIETIKSLLLTTKM